From a single Brassica napus cultivar Da-Ae chromosome C9, Da-Ae, whole genome shotgun sequence genomic region:
- the LOC106430910 gene encoding 50S ribosomal protein L19-1, chloroplastic-like: protein MQSIRSSTRLLQRNRFSISNTLPRFTSSSSPSWSENESRRLGGFDSFRTKAVSFSSAVPPRQNFTYSPRCFSTIRDSAQSTPQGSAPDMVPRIKFKRLDKTAKHIMQIVDKEAVEEVRNGREIPEIRPGYIVQLKVEVPENKRRVSIVKGIVIARRNAGLNSTFRIRRLVAGVGVESMFPLYSPNLREIKVLDKKRVRRAKLYYLRDKMNALKKH, encoded by the exons ATGCAATCGATCCGTAGCAGTACAAGGTTGCTCCAGAGGAACCGTTTCTCCATCTCCAACACTCTTCCTCGTTTCACTTCGTCTTCTTCCCCAAGCTGGTCTGAGAATGAATCGAGGAGGCTGGGAGGGTTTGATTCTTTCCGTACAAAGGCGGTTTCTTTCTCTTCCGCAGTACCTCCT AGACAAAACTTTACGTATTCACCGAGGTGCTTTTCCACCATTAGAGATTCTGCTCAGTCTACTCCTCAAGGATCAGCTCCTGATATGGTTCCGAGAATCAAGTTCAAGCGGCTTGATAAAACCGCCAAGCATATCATGCAG ATTGTAGACAAGGAGGCGGTTGAGGAAGTGAGAAATGGTAGGGAGATACCTGAGATAAGGCCTGGTTACATTGTGCAGCTCAAAGTG GAAGTGCCTGAGAACAAGAGGCGTGTTTCAATCGTAAAAGGAATTGTCATAGCAAGACGTAACGCTGGTCTTAACTCTACGTTTAGGATTAGAAGGCTTGTGGCTGGGGTGGGAGTCGAATCCATGTTCCCCTT GTATTCGCCAAACCTGAGGGAGATTAAGGTGTTGGACAAGAAGAGAGTAAGAAGAGCCAAACTTTATTACCTCAGGGACAAGATGAACGCTCTCAAGAAGCATTAG
- the LOC106424623 gene encoding glycosyltransferase BC10-like, protein MQTRVIQMEDGKENGILTRTGKSKPFPAKLLLILGLFLAFALTVFVISVSTIKYTGLQSVVTTVTSGFVTCREDEPNSLGKWIQPPAVLMHNMSDEELLWRASFWPRRKEYPFQRVPKVAFMFLTKGPLPLALLWERFLKGHKGLYSVYVHPHPSFTAKFPATSVFHQRQIPSQVAEWGRMTMCDAEKRLLANALLDISNEWFVLVSESCIPLFNFTTIYSYLSRSKHSFMGAFDDPGPFGRGRYNHNMEPEVPITKWRKGSQWFEINRELAATIVKDTLYYPKFKDFCRPACYVDEHYFPTMLTIEKPMALANRSLTWVDWSRGGPHPATFGRSDITERFFEKILDGKNCIYNGRNTSMCYLFARKFAPSALESLLHIAPKILGY, encoded by the exons ATGCAGACTAGGGTTATACAGATGGAAGATGGGAAAGAGAACGGAATCTTAACTAGAACAGGCAAGTCTAAGCCGTTTCCAGCGAAACTGCTTCTAATACTAGGCCTTTTCCTTGCTTTCGCTCTTACCGTCTTCGTCATTAGTGTATCTACAATCAAGTATACTGGATTACAAAGCGTAGTAACCACCGTCACTTCTGGCTTCGTGACGTGCCGCGAGGACGAGCCCAACAGTTTAGGTAAATGGATACAGCCTCCTGCTGTTCTGATGCATAACATGAGCGACGAAGAGCTTCTTTGGCGCGCTTCTTTCTGGCCTCGGAGGAAAGAGTATCCGTTTCAGAGGGTTCCGAAGGTTGCGTTTATGTTCTTGACTAAAGGTCCCTTGCCGCTTGCTTTGCTCTGGGAGAGGTTTTTGAAGGGTCACAAGGGGCTTTACTCGGTTTATGTTCATCCGCATCCGTCTTTTACCGCCAAGTTTCCAGCTACTTCTGTTTTTCACCAGAGGCAGATACCGAGTCAG GTTGCGGAATGGGGGAGAATGACCATGTGCGATGCGGAGAAGCGGCTACTAGCTAACGCGCTTCTCGATATCTCCAACGAATGGTTTGTTCTCGTCTCGGAGTCATGCATACCGCTCTTCAACTTCACGACGATCTACAGCTACTTAAGCCGATCGAAACACAGCTTCATGGGCGCTTTTGATGACCCTGGACCGTTTGGGCGAGGCCGCTACAACCACAACATGGAACCTGAAGTTCCCATCACCAAATGGCGAAAAGGGTCTCAATGGTTTGAGATTAACCGAGAACTCGCAGCCACCATTGTCAAAGACACTTTGTATTACCCGAAGTTCAAAGATTTTTGTAGGCCTGCTTGCTATGTGGACGAGCATTATTTCCCTACGATGTTGACGATTGAGAAACCAATGGCGCTGGCTAACCGGAGCCTGACGTGGGTGGACTGGTCTAGGGGCGGCCCCCACCCGGCTACGTTTGGGCGGTCTGACATTACGGAGAGGTTCTTTGAAAAGATACTTGATGGAAAGAACTGCATTTACAATGGTCGTAACACTTCCATGTGTTATCTCTTTGCGAGGAAGTTTGCTCCAAGTGCTTTAGAGTCTTTGCTTCACATAGCTCCCAAGATTCTGGGATATTGA
- the LOC106424527 gene encoding uncharacterized protein LOC106424527, with the protein MADEVDRRLNAALDEAIDEYFEDSYNNIVENRTKKQNKRVYVERNREEGHNRLWKDYFCDDPTFPAHLFRRRFRMNKEIFMRIVDRLSENISFFQQKRDAIGRLGLSPLQKCTAALRMLAYGCAADAVDEYLRLGESTALSCLSNFTEGVIQWFGVEYLRRPTPDDLQRLLDIGEIRGFPGMIGSIDCRAPRVQYVVNGHQYDLAYYLTDGIYPKWSTFIQSISLPQGPKAELFAKVQEATRKDVERAFGVLQARFAIVKNPAILWDMRQIGMVMRTCIILHNMIVENEWDGYTQFDTSAFEEGDSSRSSQVDMSYSTDMPSNLASFCSLSLLSLTQMALSKSSVVALVAVIVSVVATVASAQSESPAPSPTSGSGAFSPSIVSAGVAAVAALVFGSALRI; encoded by the exons ATGGCAGATGAAGTCGATCGAAGATTAAATGCGGCTTTGGATGAGGCTATCGATGAATATTTTGAAGATAGCTACAATAACATTGTGGAGAACCGAACAAAGAAACAGAACAAACGTGTATACGTCGAACGAAACCGCGAGGAGGGCCATAACCGTCTATGGAAAGACTACTTCTGTGATGATCCGACATTTCCGGCTCATTTATTCAGACGGCGTTTCCGCATGAACAAGGAAATATTTATGCGTATTGTCGATCGCCTATCTGAAAATATTTCATTCTTTCAACAAAAAAGGGATGCTATTGGAAGGTTAGGTCTATCTCCGCTAcaaaagtgtacggcagctCTTCGTATGCTTGCTTATGGTTGTGCGGCTGACGCtgttgacgaatatctccgacttggtgaaagCACAGCACTTTCGTGTTTAAGCAATTTCACTGAAGGCGTAATACAGTGGTTTGGAGTTGAGTATCTACGAAGACCCACCCCAGAcgatcttcaacgactactcgatattggagagatacGCGGTTTTCctgggatgataggaagcatcgact gtcgagctccaAGGGTACAGTACGTGGTCAACGGACACCAGTATGATTTAGCGTACTACCTCACCGACGGCATATATCCgaaatggtcaacatttatccaatcaatCTCACTccctcaaggtcctaaagccgAGTTATTTGCTAAAGTTCAAGAAGCAACCAGAAAAGATGTGGAacgtgcttttggagtattgcaagctcgatttgcaaTAGTGAAAAACCCGGCTATTTTGTGGGACATGAGACAAATAGGGATGGTTATGCGAACTTGTATCATactgcacaatatgatagtagaaaatGAATGGGATGGCTATACTCAGTTTGATACATCTGCGTTTGAAGAAGGAGACTCGAGTAGGAGTTCACAGGTGGATATGTCATATTCTACCGACATGCCTTCAAATCTCG cCTCCTTTTGCTccctctcccttctctctctaACACAAATGGCGTTGTCAAAGTCTTCCGTCGTTGCTCTCGTCGCGGTGATCGTCTCCGTCGTAGCTACCGTCGCTTCTGCTCAGTCTGAGTCTCCAGCCCCAAGCCCTACGTCCGGATCTGGTGCTTTCTCTCCGTCGATCGTTTCAGCTGGAGTTGCGGCCGTCGCGGCTCTTGTTTTCGGGTCTGCTCTTCGGATCTAA
- the LOC106424602 gene encoding NADH dehydrogenase [ubiquinone] iron-sulfur protein 7, mitochondrial codes for MAMITRNTATRLPLLLQSHRAAAVSHLHTSLPALSPSTTPTSYTRPGPPSTSAPPPGLSKTAEFVISKVDDLMNWARRGSIWPMTFGLACCAVEMMHTGAARYDLDRFGIIFRPSPRQSDCMIVAGTLTNKMAPALRKVYDQMPEPRWVISMGSCANGGGYYHYSYSVVRGCDRIVPVDIYVPGCPPTAEALLYGLLQLQKKINRRKDFLHWWNK; via the exons ATGGCCATGATTACGCGCAACACCGCCACGCGCCTCCCTCTCCTCCTCCAATCTCACCGCGCCGCCGCGGTTTCTCACCTCCACACATCGCTCCCCGCTCTCTCCCCCTCGACGACACCGACTTCCTACACCAGACCAGGTCCTCCTTCGACCTCGGCTCCTCCGCCGGGTCTCTCGAAGACGGCGGAGTTTGTGATCTCAAAGGTAGATGATCTGATGAACTGGGCCCGTAGGGGATCGATCTGGCCCATGACCTTCGGGCTCGCCTGCTGCGCCGTGGAGATGATGCATACAGGTGCGGCTCGCTACGATCTGGACCGATTCGGTATCATCTTCAGGCCGAGTCCTCGCCAATCGGATTGTATGATTGTCGCCGGGACGCTTACGAACAAGATGGCTCCCGCTCTTCGCAA GGTTTATGACCAGATGCCGGAGCCAAGGTGGGTGATTTCAATGGGAAGCTGTGCCAACGGAGGTGGATATTATCATTACTCCTACTCGGTCGTTCGAGGGTGCGACAGAATTGTGCCAGTGGACATCTACGTCCCTGGGTGCCCTCCAACAGCTGAGGCTCTGCTCTACGGACTCCTCCAGCTTCAGAAGAAAATCAACAGGCGCAAGGATTTCTTGCACTGGTGGAACAAGTga
- the LOC111209709 gene encoding glutathione S-transferase T3-like: MARSPCFVNLLASQGSVDLDSLETPFFSSQCPEESRVKERRKWSVKEDIILIGAWLNTSKDSIVSNEQKAGAFWKRIVEYYNSSPLLVGTVRGELGQCKQRWARINDLVCKFAGCYDMALREQRSGQNEDDLMKQALDIFYSDQNMKFNLEHAWRELRHDVKWCSTYLEKDKDKRKPVDSPVPEPEERPIGVKAAKAAGRGIKREKKKNWRSYKDCWR; the protein is encoded by the coding sequence ATGGCAAGGTCCCCTTGTTTTGTTAACCTCTTAGCGAGTCAAGGATCAGTCGACCTTGACTCATTAGAAACTCCTTTCTTTAGTAGCCAATGTCCTGAAGAGTCTAGAGTTAAAGAGAGGAGAAAGTGGTCTGTGAAGGAGGATATAATCCTCATAGGTGCTTGGCTCAACACCAGCAAAGATTCAATAGTGAGTAATGAACAAAAAGCTGGTGCCTTCTGGAAGAGGATTGTCGAGTACTACAACTCCAGTCCTCTCCTGGTTGGGACAGTGCGAGGAGAACTAGGTCAATGCAAGCAAAGATGGGCTAGGATCAATGATTTGGTCTGTAAGTTTGCTGGATGCTACGACATGGCACTGAGGGAGCAGAGAAGCGGGCAAAATGAGGACGATCTGATGAAGCAAGCGTTGGATATCTTCTACAGTGACCAGAACATGAAGTTCAACTTGGAACATGCCTGGCGAGAGCTTAGGCACGATGTTAAATGGTGCTCAACGTATCTGGAGAAGGACAAGGACAAGCGGAAACCAGTGGATTCTCCAGTTCCAGAGCCAGAAGAGAGACCAATAGGGGTTAAAGCTGCTAAGGCTGCGGGAAGAGGCATAAAAcgggaaaagaagaagaattggcGAAGCTACAAGGACTGTTGGAGATGA